AGTGCCCGTGGCAATTCTAGACACAAGTTCCTTTTGTCTTTCGAGGTATTCGCTCTCTGACCACGCTGCATCGGCTTCCAGACGGACAGCACGAGCTCTGTGAGTGGAGAGGAGATTCTGGGCTTCGTTGAGGCGACGGTCCTCTTTGAATAATGCCCGTATGACGGCCTGTCGCTCGGTTCCCTGCCCTTCGTCGTAACCGTTATTATTGTACTCGTCAACGCTTTGGCAAATAGTCCGGTAGTCCCATGACGCATTATGCGTGGGTGTCTATGGCTTGTTAGTACAGAGTACCGGGGAGGCTGGGATCAAAGAATACTGACAAGAATGTTGGCGCCGCTCTTCTGCAATTTCTTGATTGGCGCCAGAACCATGCTGATATCGCCACGGTTGACAAGCTCCAACAGATCCTTGGGCCATGAAGAGGGTGGCCGGGCTTGACATCTAGCAATCGAGTCCTTGAGCGGCGCAAGCACAGCCTCGGGAAGGGTTTCAAGCACCCGACTGCTAATGCCTGCAGAGTGCATGGCTTCGACCATGTTAGCGGCGCTGCTTTTGGGTGTAAGCTTTTCGAAAAGCCGCTTGAACATGAGTGTTCTTGGCGTGATAGATGCCCATCTGGAATCTTTGAGGTGCTCTTGATCAGCCTTCAAGTTTTGAGAGTGATAGAGATTCGCTAAGGTAAGGAAGGGGTGGTATTGGCCGGCGGCAAGACACGTCTGTATCCAGTGGAAGATGTCAAAGTCAACGCCCGACGGTTGCGCAAGAGGTACTTCAAGGCGGAGTTCTGTTCCTGTCAGTGGCTCTCCAAGTTTCCTGAAAAAACGAATTACTGACCTGTATCGTAGCGAGACTCCAATTCTTCCTGAATTCCCAGCTCGTACACTGCGACAAAGTCGTGCCATCCCAGCCAACGGGCGATTTGACACATGACCACCCGCAGTGGCGCCGTACCCGGAGAGGCATATTCAGGTGTCATGATCTCCAACTTTTGTTCCTCAAGTAGGAGATGAAGAGCCACGAATACGTTCCAGGCGGCATTGCCACGGTTCTCTGCACTTCGTTGCTGCCCGGTTGGAAGGTATCCATTGGCGCCGACGGCCTTCTCGCCAAGGGGAGATGCTAAGTAGCCCTTGGCGTATTGAATGTGAGTCGACATGAACTTGTTATCTCTGAGACCAAGATTGGGCGGACTGGAGAAATCGTCGCTGCCATCCTCCTCGAGGGTCCAGTCCCAGCCTCTTGTTTGCTGCCAACTCGGGCAGCCTAGGGCATTGGGGGTTTCGTATAAATGTAAAGTGTTCCAGTCCTCGACGTCCTGTATTGACCCGAATGAGCCGGACTGGGGTCGCCGTTTGCCTCTTGACGGCTTTGTAAGAGATTCTTGTGTGGCGCTGGCCTTGCCCAACGCGAGATAGATGGCTAGAAGCTGAATGACCAGGGCTGACCACTCTGCATCGGCGACTTCAATCTCTTCGCTCTTTAACCATATCATGATATGCCACCAGCCAGGAAACATCTTCTCAGCGTGAGAAGCGGGAAGAATGCTCCGGCAGGCATCGAGCACTTTCTGCACTTGGTGATTGCGAGGCTGGAGCTGAATTTGGATCTGATGGTGCCTGTCATCACCATCAACCATGTCGACGATACCCCTTGCTTTCGAGTATTTTAGCGCTCCGACATTTCCGTTCGCAACCTCAATGTTTTCAGACTTGCGATGTCGGACATCCCTGTCGACAACTCGGCCGCGGTAATGCAAGCTCCTCACATTCTCGAGCGACATTGGAGGAAGGTTGATGGCTGTAATTTGACTCCATGGCGCCTGTATGCTGAGCTCCCTACGCCCCTCATGCCCTTCAGATAGAATGAGTATAACCGAAATGTCGCCGTCGGTCACTTTGCAAGAGTCCACAACGTGATGAGCCCGCCGAAGAGCGCCGCAAGCTAGTCTTACGGGATCTTCTGACGAGGTGGAGCTTTTACCAGGCTTCGGTGGAACAAGGAAACGGGGCCCTCGTTGAAGGTCGATCGTAAGGAGCTGCAGCCTCTTGTCGAGGGAGTCTTGGATCCCTATGAGCAGCTCACCGCGGAGGGGATCGTCCACGGCGAATTGTGGTGCTGTCAAGATGAAGACCTTGCAATGCTCACGAGCAGGCTGCTTGGACAAGGAATACCGCACGTTAGAATTATCCAGAGAAATAGACTGGATCTTTGTAAACATCATTTCCTGAGACAGACCATCGAAAACATGGTCGTCAAGGCCCATGTTATGGAAACCCTCAAAGTCACCGCCGGCTCGAAGTTCTTCCAACACACCATCGATGGGAGCCTCGAGCAGACTGCCAAGGCTTGGATGAATGGTCTGATTTTGGTTGAAGGAGCTGTAGCCACCACTAAGTCTAGGCCCTTGACTACCGTAAGACTCGATTCGTTTAGATCCGCCGTGTGCTGGGCCAGCTAAGGGCTGCTCGGAGAAGACTGAGCGTTCTTGAGAAGCAGAGAGATCAGCTCGAGCCAGCATCGAACTCACTCGCCGTGACTGCCTCCGGTTGGCACCGGATTCCTTGTCCAGATCAAACGAAGAGACCAGGTCCAGCGGCTTCTCAACCCTTTCCGGCTTTTCGACTTTTTCACTCTTTCTGGATCGCTTCCCTGGCAAGGGCGCACCAAAGCTCTCCCGAAAGTTTGTCTGAACTGGCGTCGAGGCACCGCTGGCGGCGAAATGCGGCTGCATGGAGCTACGGCGACGCTCTGCCCTGCTCTTGTCCTTCTTAAGGCGGCCGATGAAGGGGTCCTCGTTCTTGACATATGTCACTCTCCATACTGCATATGTGCTTGCTTCCCTATTAATGGTGACAGCGAGAATGAGTGGCTCAGCATTCTTGGTGTTGGGTGCACCGGGATGCTTGATTTCCTCCATGTGCAATATTTCCTCTGCGGGATCCAGAAAGCATGGTGTATTTGTTGTACTTTTCCTCCTCTTCTCTCGGGCGGCACCGTCTGGACGTGCAACAATGAGCCCCAGCTCTTGCAAGGGATCCAACAGGCACACCAGGCGGGGCCAATGCGAGTCTGGTTGTTCCAATGGACCCTCCCACATGTTTCCGAGTGTCGAGCTTAGCCTCAAGGGTAGCGACTTGGGCTTGTTCAGGCCCTCCACGGAGAAGACAGTATGTTGTGAGCTTCGAGGGGAAGTGACGGTGATTTGCGAGGAGACGAAGGAGTTGGGCGGCACTTTCGGAAACTTGAGGGAGACGGGCGCAGTGGCATCTCCTCGCTGCTTGCGCTGGATGATGACACCTTGGGGTGCGGCACAGGCGGCCTCGACCTCGAAAGGCATATGGACAACATGGCTCGTGCCGGAAAGGAAGTAGACGTGTGCTTGCGTGCGTAGGAAGACGACTAACGCTCGGGATAGTCGACGGGGCTCGGTCGAAGTATCTGGAGACTTGCTCTTCGGAGTTTGCTGCGACGTCTTCTTACTGTAGTCGGACGTGGGAAAGGAAGCGAGTAAGGCCTGGGTGACGGGCTCTTTTTCCAGATCGAATTTGTAGGATTTGCGAAAGACGCCCCCGCGACTCCAAACAACGCAGTTCTTGGTGACCAGTAGCTCATCTTCGACATCGGTGGTATCGTCGTATTCGTTATGATCGGGGTCAGTTGATATCTCCCATGTGTAGGTCGACGGCGGGGCATCTTCGTGAGCTGTGTGTTGAAGGCCGCTAGGCTGGTGCAGGCCCAGAGACTTGATGGACGCCATTGTGATCCCCCATGTGAGTTGTTAGGGGGTCTTGTCAGAGCAGTCCGAGGGATGCAGTTTCTGAAAGGGGCGGGTTGGCCATCACAGCCTCAGCAGCCGGTGTGACGTTCGCTTTGTTGGAAGTTCGACACGGCGGCAATAAGTTGGTGATGGTGGTGATACTTCCACTCTTTTTTTGTTGGAGTCGCGTCCCGGCAGCCCAAGAACGCGAATCAAAGCTTCCAGCACCACAAGTCAGCGACATAGGTCCAACGGGCAGGCTCAATCCACTATATTTTGGGTTGACGGGTGGGGGAGGGGCACCACTACAGAGGGGCCTACACGATTGGTGGACAGCTTACCAGAGACCCACTCAGATACCTAGGTACTGTGCTTTTTGTCAGGAACAAGCTCTCGCTGTGCCTCAGGCGCAAGTGCACCACATCGCAGTTCTTCCCAGGGTACCTTACCGGTAGGTGCTGCTGCGCAGGTGCCTGTGGAAGCTCCCATCGTAGCTCTTCGGTACGTACCGAGCACGCCTCGTGACGTAGCGGACTTGCGCGACAACTCATTCGAAGAGCAGCTAAGCTTCCTCTAAACCTCAACAGACCGCGACGCACCCCCAAGGAGCTCGTCGAACCCGATCCGAAGCTCAGGGTAGCTCCGTTCCTTGCCTCGGATCCCTCCATTGCAGCCTTTCTCTACGCCAGGCCGAGCCATTGCCTCATCATCCCCGCCCAGGCCCGCCGACTTTCTGGTACTCCATCGACCAAACGACAATGCCAATGCGAGCCTCCAGTTGACGGTACATCCAGCACAATGACGGACGCTTCCGATCCCGATCGCGATGGTCCCACCGCTGCACAGAAAGGCAAAGAGCCTGAGACGGCCGAGACTGTGACTGCGCCGGAGGAATTGGCCGCGACCAAGTCCGAGAAAGAATTGAAGAAGGACCATGATGGCACGGACAACAAGgagaaggaagaggaggatgaggaagacgatgatgaggacgacgaggacgatgaagatgacgatgaagaagacgacgacgacgacgatgaagatGACGACGATGAAGACGATGACGAGGAGCCCCGGCTGAAGTATGCCAGGCTCACTCAACACCTGGGGCCCATTTACCGCAATGGTGATGCCACCAGCGCGTTCCTCGTCGCGGGTGATAAGATGGTAAGACTACCTGTCGAGTGCACTTATATGTGGCAACTGACCATGACTAGATCATAGGAACGCATAACGGCAACATCCATGTCATCCAATTGCCCATGTTCCAATCTCTCCGCGTGTATCATGCCCATTCCGCTTCCATCACCAGCATCTCCATCTCCCCAAACCCACCCCCCTTGCCGACAGCAAGGTCAGAAGCAGTGCAAAGACTTGCTCAAGAAGCTGCTGAAAGCGTCGCAAAACAACGACCGCCTTCTCGTCAGTCGGGCAGTTCCCCTGCCGCCGCCTCGAGAAGGCCTAAGGATCCTTCTCCCGTCTCCAACACACCCTCTAATAACGTCCACATCGCTACATCGTCCATGGACGGCAACGTCTGCGTCTTTTCTCTCGTAGATACAAAGGATGTTCAGTTGCGGAACTTTGCGCGTCCTGTGCAAGCCGTCTCACTCTCCCCCGATTACAAGAATGACCGGACATACCTTTCGGGTGGTCTCGCTGGGCAACTTATCCTAACGACCGGAGGCCAGCCGGGCCGTAGCACCTCGACGACCGTCGGAACGGCGGCTGCCACCGCTTCTGGCTGGCTTGGTAGCATGGGCTTGGGTACCAACACAGGCAAGGACACGATCCTGCACTCTGGCGAAGGCACAATCAATAATATCAAGTGGTCACTCTCCGGAAAGTACGTAGTGTGGCTGAACGAGCATGGCGTGAAGATTATGCGGTCAAAGTTGCATCTGGAGAGTGCCGACGCGGACGACGCCTGGAAACGCATTGGCCACGTAGATCGTCCTCAAACAGATGAGTGGGAGACCATGGCAAGCGTCTGGAAAGGACGCGTCGAATGGATCGACGAGCAAGCTGTCGAGACCGAAGACGGGGAGGCTGGGCGCAAAGACGTTGGCTCAACGCTGGCACCCGAAAGCTCAACGCAACAAGGAACCTCAAGTACCAAGAAGATCGAGAGACTACTGGTTGGCTGGGGAGGCACAATCTGGATCATCCACGTCCACCCCGGCAGTGTTGGTACTGGTAAGCGAGCTGGTGAAAAGTCGATTGGACGTGCCGAAATCGCCAAACAGTGAGTATACCCTCCAAGCACGTTGGAGCGATTTGTAGCTAATATCCTCGCAGCCTTCGTATGGATTGCATCATTTCTGGAATTTCGTTATATACCCAAAATCTTCTCCTTGTACTAGCATATGTATTACcggacgacgacgaagacgatgatgatgagaaGGCCGGCAAGGGTCACAAATCGAAACTATCAACAACGTCAGCGAGTAGCGAGCCATCTGGCGGAATACGACGCCGACAGAACAATTTACCGCCGGAACTCCGATTAATCGACCTGAGCTCGCAAGCCGAAGTCGATAAAGATGGCCTTAGTGTAAGCAGATATGAGAGGCTGTCATCGGGCGACTACCATCTCGGCGTTCTCCCTGCACAGAACGCAGCCTCGGCCGTGGCCTCATCCAAGGGAGCCCTGGAAGCAATCACTGGATTTGGCTCAGATATGTGGAATGCCGCCATCAATCCCAGGACACTATTTAGCTCTGGTGCAAGTATCAGGAGTGGACACAGCGGAGACGGCGTCTCTAGCACGCAGCTCCCGAGCTCAGTTAGTGGCGCCCGGAGATCAGGAACTCCTACAGTCCATCCCAACCTCATCAAGCCAGGAGTAAAGATCTTCATTCACAGCCCATTCGATTTCATTCTCGGAACGAAGAGAGACCTTGGCGACCACTTGGGCTGGCTGCTGGAGCACCAAGACTATCAGAAAGCATGGGAATTGCTTGACGAGCACCCCGAGATCATGTCTGCGCCTCCAGAGAACCTTCATGAGCTCGTTCCAACAACGCCAGACAGAAAGCAAAGCAGCCAAGAGGACTTTGACGATGCCTCATCCGTCATGGGGTCTACAGGGCTAGCAAGACAGCCTAATTCCTCGGCGCAGAGGGAGAAGAGACGCATTGGCGAGCTTTGGATTCGGGAGCTGATTGAGGCAGGTAGCTGGGCTGAAGCCGGTAAAGTGTGTAGCAGAGTCCTTGGCTCTCCCGACAGATGGGAAAAATGGGTCTGGACATTTGCTGGCGCCGACAAGTTCGACGAGATCACGGACTACATTCCTTCTGAGCCGATGTACCCGCCGATCCCAGGCACAATCTACGAAGTCGTCTTGAATCACTACATTCAGGCAGACAAGCTGAGATTCAGAGAACTGCTAGACCGCTGGCCGACTGATCTCTTTGACATCAAGACCGTCACGACAGCCTTGGATAACCAGCTCAAGTACCGCGATGTACGAGAGGACAGCGTCGAGGGGGGTGAGAAGGGTCGCGACTGGAAGATTGTGATGGAGTCATTGGCACGCTTACACGAGGCAAATGGACGCTTCAGGGAATCGCTCAAATGCCACATCAAGCTACAAGATGCGGACTCTGCGTTCCGCTTGATCCGCGACAACCATCTCGCCGAAGCAGTGACTGACGACATTCCCGGCTTCATCGGATTGCGAGTGCCGAACAAAAAACTCGGAACCATGGGGCCAGACGAGCTTGAAGCCGCTACCTCGGAGGCCATCACTCTCCTCGTTGACGAAGCACAGCATGGTCTTGTCAAGCCTTCTGTGGTTGTATCGCAGCTTGAGGAGAAGGAACTCAACCTATATCTCTTCTTCTACCTGCGCGGTTTGTACAAGGGCGAGGGAATAGAGGAGCATTCCGGGGAGACTCGCGACAGGCTGCTGATGGACAGCCAATCCCAAGTTAACGAATTTGCGGACATGGCTGTTCAACTGTTCGCCAAGTACGATCGGGACCTTTTGATGAGCTTTCTAAAGTCCTCGACCTCCTACAAATTCGAGAAGG
The Colletotrichum lupini chromosome 6, complete sequence DNA segment above includes these coding regions:
- a CDS encoding WD domain-containing protein, whose translation is MQFLKGAGWPSQPQQPVRVPAAQERESKLPAPQVSDIGPTGRLNPLYFGLTGGGGAPLQRGLHDWWTAYQRPTQIPSSSQGTLPVGAAAQVPVEAPIVALRAAKLPLNLNRPRRTPKELVEPDPKLRVAPFLASDPSIAAFLYARPSHCLIIPAQARRLSGTPSTKRQCQCEPPVDGTSSTMTDASDPDRDGPTAAQKGKEPETAETVTAPEELAATKSEKELKKDHDGTDNKEKEEEDEEDDDEDDEDDEDDDEEDDDDDDEDDDDEDDDEEPRLKYARLTQHLGPIYRNGDATSAFLVAGDKMIIGTHNGNIHVIQLPMFQSLRVYHAHSASITSISISPNPPPLPTARSEAVQRLAQEAAESVAKQRPPSRQSGSSPAAASRRPKDPSPVSNTPSNNVHIATSSMDGNVCVFSLVDTKDVQLRNFARPVQAVSLSPDYKNDRTYLSGGLAGQLILTTGGQPGRSTSTTVGTAAATASGWLGSMGLGTNTGKDTILHSGEGTINNIKWSLSGKYVVWLNEHGVKIMRSKLHLESADADDAWKRIGHVDRPQTDEWETMASVWKGRVEWIDEQAVETEDGEAGRKDVGSTLAPESSTQQGTSSTKKIERLLVGWGGTIWIIHVHPGSVGTGKRAGEKSIGRAEIAKHLRMDCIISGISLYTQNLLLVLAYVLPDDDEDDDDEKAGKGHKSKLSTTSASSEPSGGIRRRQNNLPPELRLIDLSSQAEVDKDGLSVSRYERLSSGDYHLGVLPAQNAASAVASSKGALEAITGFGSDMWNAAINPRTLFSSGASIRSGHSGDGVSSTQLPSSVSGARRSGTPTVHPNLIKPGVKIFIHSPFDFILGTKRDLGDHLGWLLEHQDYQKAWELLDEHPEIMSAPPENLHELVPTTPDRKQSSQEDFDDASSVMGSTGLARQPNSSAQREKRRIGELWIRELIEAGSWAEAGKVCSRVLGSPDRWEKWVWTFAGADKFDEITDYIPSEPMYPPIPGTIYEVVLNHYIQADKLRFRELLDRWPTDLFDIKTVTTALDNQLKYRDVREDSVEGGEKGRDWKIVMESLARLHEANGRFRESLKCHIKLQDADSAFRLIRDNHLAEAVTDDIPGFIGLRVPNKKLGTMGPDELEAATSEAITLLVDEAQHGLVKPSVVVSQLEEKELNLYLFFYLRGLYKGEGIEEHSGETRDRLLMDSQSQVNEFADMAVQLFAKYDRDLLMSFLKSSTSYKFEKAVQECEKYRYDDELVHLYSKTGEMKRALYLIIDRLKDVKKAIDFAKQQDDPDLWDDLLNYSMDKPSFIRGLLEEVGTAINPIKLVRRIPEGLEIEGLREGLKHIMKEHEIQYSISSGVARVLRSEVAAAQNDLRSGQRKGIKFEVVVQSTDHVDVKVRDVVHPPVSAEEVEESFFKAPKAVEQPGHTHQPPKPGHCAQCHESFTEYEMETLVGFACGHVFHQSHLMEMLYPGKRQEADFGLASEESIRSGYRVGSKVTHARLLKDRVREGCPVSAQPSFDLRALLILITPEREDNLDANSNINVQMVGHYVASIGALQEARAGRQVTSLSPNPPTRHQVPHAHVSTWMARTTCHSFNLGLEGKRYGVLGYLPEPGSREAELWELNRTQSPFLRLPPEIRNKIYRLLLSNMGIHVLHDPKTGSFHCLTLRPGANPWTSVPATTSSPTRQIVEPERGDTTTKTGTKKNRSSRQQAAVLGRGLTLLVLVCRQLYHETELIPYRENAWSWATPGLMERYLLTERRMGFAQRRVLREAEGLAIEEGIVLYGIYET